The following are encoded together in the Neofelis nebulosa isolate mNeoNeb1 chromosome 9, mNeoNeb1.pri, whole genome shotgun sequence genome:
- the IL1R1 gene encoding interleukin-1 receptor type 1 isoform X3 translates to MGLISSTGSPPPPEVQENMKVLLRLCFIAVLISSLEADTCEEREEKVVLVSSAYEIDVRSCLLNPNEKKGTIIWYKNDSKTPISMEVDSRIHQHKDKLWFVPAKVEDSGHYYCAVRNSTYCLKIKIAIKFVQHEPNLCYNAEAIFTQKLPIARDGQLVCPYLDFFRDEKHELPKIQWHKDCKPLLLDNVNFTGLTNRLIMTNVTAAHKGNYTCQASYTYLGKQYRITRVIELLTLEEDKPVKPIIVSPTNETIEASLGSRLQLICNVSGQLSDFVYWKWNGSLIDEDDPVLVEDYLPVENPSTKRKNTIITVLNISEVESRFYLYPFTCVAKNTDGINSAYIQLIHPAELPLGSFLSCCLLLTSSLPKETSP, encoded by the exons atACTTGTGAGGAACGTGAAGAAAAAGTAGTTTTAGTTTCATCTGCGTATGAAATTGATGTTCGTTCATGTCTTCTTAACCCGAACGAAAAGAAAGGCACTATAATTTGGTATAAAAATGACAGCAAGACACCTATATCTATGGAAGTAGACTCCAGGATTCATCAGCACAAAGATAAACTTTGGTTTGTTCCCGCTAAGGTAGAGGATTCGGGACATTACTATTGTGCAGTAAG aAATTCAACTTACTGcctcaaaattaaaatagctattaAGTTTGTGCAGCATGAACCTAACTTGTGTTACAATGCAGAAGCTATATTTACACAGAAACTACCCATTGCAAGAGATGGACAACTTGTGTGtccttatttggatttttttagaGACGAAAAACATGAGTTACCCAAAATACAGTGGCATAAG gATTGCAAACCTCTACTACTTGACAATGTGAACTTTACTGGACTGACAAATAGACTCATCATGACGAATGTGACTGCAGCACATAAGGGGAACTATACTTGTCAAGCATCCTATACATACTTGGGAAAGCAGTATCGTATTACCCGGGTTATAGAACTTCTCACTCTAG AGGAAGACAAGCCTGTGAAGCCTATAATTGTGAGTCCAACTAATGAGACAATAGAAGCAAGTCTGG GATCCAGGCTACAGTTGATCTGCAATGTCAGTGGCCAGTTGAGTGACTTTGTCTACTGGAAGTGGAATGGGTCATTAATTGATGAAGACGACCCAGTGTTGGTGGAGGATTATTTGCC AGTGGAAAATCCTtcaaccaaaagaaagaacacaatcaTCACAGTACTTAATATTTCAGAAGTGGAAAGTAGATTTTATCTATATCCATTTACCTGTGTAGCCAAGAATACAGATGGTATAAATTCAGCATATATCCAATTGATACATCCAG CTGAACTACCTCTAGGAAGCTTTCTGTCTTGCTGCCTGCTCTTAACAAGCTCTCTGCCCAAAGAGACGAG TCCCTGA
- the IL1R1 gene encoding interleukin-1 receptor type 1 isoform X1, which yields MKVLLRLCFIAVLISSLEADTCEEREEKVVLVSSAYEIDVRSCLLNPNEKKGTIIWYKNDSKTPISMEVDSRIHQHKDKLWFVPAKVEDSGHYYCAVRNSTYCLKIKIAIKFVQHEPNLCYNAEAIFTQKLPIARDGQLVCPYLDFFRDEKHELPKIQWHKDCKPLLLDNVNFTGLTNRLIMTNVTAAHKGNYTCQASYTYLGKQYRITRVIELLTLEEDKPVKPIIVSPTNETIEASLGSRLQLICNVSGQLSDFVYWKWNGSLIDEDDPVLVEDYLPVENPSTKRKNTIITVLNISEVESRFYLYPFTCVAKNTDGINSAYIQLIHPVPDFKKHTIGVFVMLTLVITCSVFIYKIFKVDIVLWYRDSCYDFLPPKASDGKTYDAYILYPKTLGEGSTSNSDIFVFKVLPEVLEKQCGYKLFIYGRDAYVGEDIVDVTNENIKKSRRLIIVLVPEASGLGWLENSSEEQIAMYNAFIQDGIKVVLLELETIQDYEKMPETIKFIKRKHGAIRWSGDFREGVQSAKTRFWKNVRYHMPVQRQPPSSKHQLLSLAMRPDSKKKLQREVHVPLG from the exons atACTTGTGAGGAACGTGAAGAAAAAGTAGTTTTAGTTTCATCTGCGTATGAAATTGATGTTCGTTCATGTCTTCTTAACCCGAACGAAAAGAAAGGCACTATAATTTGGTATAAAAATGACAGCAAGACACCTATATCTATGGAAGTAGACTCCAGGATTCATCAGCACAAAGATAAACTTTGGTTTGTTCCCGCTAAGGTAGAGGATTCGGGACATTACTATTGTGCAGTAAG aAATTCAACTTACTGcctcaaaattaaaatagctattaAGTTTGTGCAGCATGAACCTAACTTGTGTTACAATGCAGAAGCTATATTTACACAGAAACTACCCATTGCAAGAGATGGACAACTTGTGTGtccttatttggatttttttagaGACGAAAAACATGAGTTACCCAAAATACAGTGGCATAAG gATTGCAAACCTCTACTACTTGACAATGTGAACTTTACTGGACTGACAAATAGACTCATCATGACGAATGTGACTGCAGCACATAAGGGGAACTATACTTGTCAAGCATCCTATACATACTTGGGAAAGCAGTATCGTATTACCCGGGTTATAGAACTTCTCACTCTAG AGGAAGACAAGCCTGTGAAGCCTATAATTGTGAGTCCAACTAATGAGACAATAGAAGCAAGTCTGG GATCCAGGCTACAGTTGATCTGCAATGTCAGTGGCCAGTTGAGTGACTTTGTCTACTGGAAGTGGAATGGGTCATTAATTGATGAAGACGACCCAGTGTTGGTGGAGGATTATTTGCC AGTGGAAAATCCTtcaaccaaaagaaagaacacaatcaTCACAGTACTTAATATTTCAGAAGTGGAAAGTAGATTTTATCTATATCCATTTACCTGTGTAGCCAAGAATACAGATGGTATAAATTCAGCATATATCCAATTGATACATCCAG TCCCTGATTTCAAGAAGCACACAATTGGTGTGTTTGTCATGTTAACTCTAGTAATTACATGCTCTGTTTTCATCTACAAAATCTTCAAGGTTGACATTGTGCTTTGGTACAGGGATTCTTGCTATGATTTTCTCCCTCCAAAAG CTTCAGATGGAAAGACCTATGATGCATATATACTATATCCAAAGACCCTTGGGGAAGGGTCCACCTCGAACTCAGATATCTTTGTGTTTAAAGTCTTGCCTGAGGTCTTGGAAAAACAGTGTGGATATAAGCTGTTCATTTATGGAAGGGACGCCTATGTTGGGGAAG ACATTGTTGATGTCActaatgaaaacataaagaaaagcagaagactGATCATCGTTTTGGTCCCAGAGGCATCAGGATTGGGCTGGCTGGAGAATTCATCTGAAGAGCAGATAGCAATGTACAATGCTTTCATTCAGGATGGGATTAAAGTTGTCCTGCTTGAACTGGAGACGATCCAAGACTATGAGAAAATGCCAGAAACCATTAAATTCATTAAGCGGAAACATGGGGCCATACGCTGGTCAGGGGACTTTAGAGAGGGCGTGCAGTCTGCAAAGACAAGGTTCTGGAAGAATGTCAGGTACCACATGCCCGTCCAGCGGCAGCCACCTTCATCCAAACACCAGTTACTGTCCTTGGCCATGAGACCAGACTCGAAGAAAAAGCTTCAGAGGGAGGTGCATGTGCCTCTCGGGTAG
- the IL1R1 gene encoding interleukin-1 receptor type 1 isoform X2 codes for MKVLLRLCFIAVLISSLEAEEDKPVKPIIVSPTNETIEASLGSRLQLICNVSGQLSDFVYWKWNGSLIDEDDPVLVEDYLPVENPSTKRKNTIITVLNISEVESRFYLYPFTCVAKNTDGINSAYIQLIHPVPDFKKHTIGVFVMLTLVITCSVFIYKIFKVDIVLWYRDSCYDFLPPKASDGKTYDAYILYPKTLGEGSTSNSDIFVFKVLPEVLEKQCGYKLFIYGRDAYVGEDIVDVTNENIKKSRRLIIVLVPEASGLGWLENSSEEQIAMYNAFIQDGIKVVLLELETIQDYEKMPETIKFIKRKHGAIRWSGDFREGVQSAKTRFWKNVRYHMPVQRQPPSSKHQLLSLAMRPDSKKKLQREVHVPLG; via the exons AGGAAGACAAGCCTGTGAAGCCTATAATTGTGAGTCCAACTAATGAGACAATAGAAGCAAGTCTGG GATCCAGGCTACAGTTGATCTGCAATGTCAGTGGCCAGTTGAGTGACTTTGTCTACTGGAAGTGGAATGGGTCATTAATTGATGAAGACGACCCAGTGTTGGTGGAGGATTATTTGCC AGTGGAAAATCCTtcaaccaaaagaaagaacacaatcaTCACAGTACTTAATATTTCAGAAGTGGAAAGTAGATTTTATCTATATCCATTTACCTGTGTAGCCAAGAATACAGATGGTATAAATTCAGCATATATCCAATTGATACATCCAG TCCCTGATTTCAAGAAGCACACAATTGGTGTGTTTGTCATGTTAACTCTAGTAATTACATGCTCTGTTTTCATCTACAAAATCTTCAAGGTTGACATTGTGCTTTGGTACAGGGATTCTTGCTATGATTTTCTCCCTCCAAAAG CTTCAGATGGAAAGACCTATGATGCATATATACTATATCCAAAGACCCTTGGGGAAGGGTCCACCTCGAACTCAGATATCTTTGTGTTTAAAGTCTTGCCTGAGGTCTTGGAAAAACAGTGTGGATATAAGCTGTTCATTTATGGAAGGGACGCCTATGTTGGGGAAG ACATTGTTGATGTCActaatgaaaacataaagaaaagcagaagactGATCATCGTTTTGGTCCCAGAGGCATCAGGATTGGGCTGGCTGGAGAATTCATCTGAAGAGCAGATAGCAATGTACAATGCTTTCATTCAGGATGGGATTAAAGTTGTCCTGCTTGAACTGGAGACGATCCAAGACTATGAGAAAATGCCAGAAACCATTAAATTCATTAAGCGGAAACATGGGGCCATACGCTGGTCAGGGGACTTTAGAGAGGGCGTGCAGTCTGCAAAGACAAGGTTCTGGAAGAATGTCAGGTACCACATGCCCGTCCAGCGGCAGCCACCTTCATCCAAACACCAGTTACTGTCCTTGGCCATGAGACCAGACTCGAAGAAAAAGCTTCAGAGGGAGGTGCATGTGCCTCTCGGGTAG